One Vicugna pacos chromosome 31, VicPac4, whole genome shotgun sequence genomic region harbors:
- the LOC116286151 gene encoding beta-defensin 43-like — MRVLLSILGVLALLSVVPQARSFFHERCPSGYYNCRMKCNADEYAIRYCADWSICCRARKSESRRKKK, encoded by the exons ATGAGGGTCTTGCTTTCCATCCTTGGGGTCCTTGCCTTATTGTCCGTGGTTCCTCAAG CCAGGAGCTTTTTTCACGAAAGGTGTCCTTCAGGATACTATAACTGCAGAATGAAGTGCAATGCGGATGAATATGCAATTAGATACTGTGCTGACTGGAGTATCTGCTGCAGAGCGAGGAAATCTGAGTCCAGGAGAAAAAAGAAGTGA